The stretch of DNA ACCAACGACGCCAACACCTGCATTTAAAGTGGGCGAGAAAAACGATGATCCATTGACGATGTATGCAAATGATATTTTAACCATCCCTGTAAACTTGGCTGGTGTTCCAGGAATCTCGGTACCATGTGGATTCTCTGAAGGAATGCCACTGGGCTTGCAAATTATCGGGAAACACTTTGATGAAGCAACGATTTATCGTGTAGCTCATGCTTACGAGCAGGCGACAAGCTTCCATAAAGAAACTCCTCAACTTTGGGAGGGAGCAAAATCATGAACTTTGAAACAGTCATTGGTTTAGAAATTCACGTAGAGCTGAAAACAGATTCGAAAATGTTTTCACCTTCACCTGCCCACTTTGGCGCAGAACCGAATACAAATACACATGTAATCGACCTTGGATACCCAGGAGTTTTACCTGTTGTTAATAAACGCGCAATTGATTTCGGCATGAAAGCAGCGATGGCACTTAACTGTGAAATCTCAACACATACGAAATTCGATCGCAAGAACTACTTCTATCCGGATAATCCGAAAGCGTACCAAATCTCTCAATTCGACCAACCAATCGGTGAACACGGCTGGGTTGAAATTGAAGTGGATGGCTACAAAAAACGCATCGGGATTACTCGCTTGCACTTAGAAGAAGATGCTGGGAAACTGTCACATACCGATAAAGGGTACTCATTGGTTGATTACAACCGTCAAGGTACACCATTAATTGAAATCGTTTCAGAACCAGATATCCGCACACCTGCAGAAGCTTATGCGTACTTGGAAAAAGTGAAATCAATCATCCAGTACACAGGCGTATCGGATTGTAAGATGGAAGAAGGCTCACTACGTTGTGATGCCAACATTTCACTTCGTCCTTACGGTCAAGAGCAATTCGGGACAAAAGCTGAATTGAAAAACTTGAACTCATTCAACTATGTGCGTCGCGGCCTTGAGCATGAAGAAATTCGTCAGGCAGAAGTGTTGCTTTCAGGTGGAGAAATCCTGCAAGAAACTCGTCGTTTTGACGAATCGACAGGCAAAACATTGTTAATGCGTGTTAAAGAAGGAGCGGACGATTATCGTTACTTCCCGGAACCGGACTTAGTCGATTTAGTCATTGACCAAGAATGGATGGACCGTGTACGTGCAGATATTCCTGAACTTCCTGACGCTCGTAAACAACGTTATGTTGAAGAGTTGGGCTTGCCATCATACGATGCAATGGTCTTGACGTTAACGAAAGAAATGTCCGATTTCTTTGAAGCAACGATTGCTCTTGGTGCGGATACGAAGCTTGCATCTAACTGGATGATGGGTGAAGTATCAGCTTACTTGAACGTCGACCAAAAAGAATTGCATGATACAAAGCTAACGCCTGAAGGTTTGGCTGGCATGATCAAACTAATCAGCGATGGCACGATCTCTTCGAAAATCGCGAAAAAAGTATTCAAAGAACTTGCTGACAATGGCGGAACTGCTGAACAAGTCGTGAAAGAAAAAGGCTTAGTTCAAATTTCTGACGAAGGTGCGCTTCGTGACATCGTCACACAAACATTGGATGCAAATGCACAATCAATCGAAGACTTCAAAAACGGGAAAGACCGTGCGATTGGCTTCTTGGTTGGTCAAATCATGAAAGCAACAAAAGGACAAGCTAACCCACCGTTGGTTAATAAAATCCTTCAAGAAGAAATTTCAAAACGATAAATACAAAAGCGACTCCATCAACGTGGAGTCGCTTTTTTTATGGATTATGAATATGGAATTTCACCAAGTAAACTTGCTTTTGAAATCTGTTTGATTGATAAAGTGTTTCGTTTGATTGATAAATCCTTAGTTTGATTGACAATGTAGCCAGTTTGATTGATAAATCTCCAGTTTGATCGACAAATCCTTTTGCATCGTTCACCGCTGTCTCATCATTAAGTTAAGTTAGTTGAGATACACGAATAAAACCATCTCAATATAATTTCTTCTCAAGAACAGCAAGCTTCCTGAAATTCTTATCATAACTTTGACGTTCGAGGAGATTATTTAGCCAAAACTTCGCTCTCACGTCATCGCCATTTTTGATGAAAGCCTCAATGGCTTGTTTAAAGGGACTACGATATGAAAAAGGCTCGTCAATCATCAGCTCAAATCCTTTATGATAACAATCGGATGCTTTTCGGTAGTTCAACATTTTAGAATAGCGAATCCCTAAATAAATGTAGCCGCTTGATCTTTCTTCGATCGAAAATTGTGGGTGTATGGCTGCTTGTTCCATCGTTGCAATTGCTTTTTCTTTCTGGAATATATGAGAATAGGCATTGGCTTTATAGACATAGTCTTCATATGTTTTTAAAGGTTTTAGCAATGCAATTAAAAACAATAGATTCACCTCATCTTCAGCTTTTTGATTTAAGTTTACCCATAAATGGATAGTAAAAGCCTTCCGTTTTCGTGGAAGGCTTTCGATAATCATCCAGTAAATACTTGATCATACGGATAACGATAATTGACTTTTTTCGGCTTCATTAATAAGAAGAACAATGTGAGTGAGCCGATTCGACCAACAAACATGACCACACATAATAATACTTCGCCTAAGTCGCTCAGTTGCCCAGTAATTCCCATCGATAATCCGACTGTTCCAAAGGCTGAAACGACTTCAAATGCGAGAGGAAGAAATGGGATTTTTTCTGATACGGTTAACAGGAAGATAAAGGCCATCACGAACAATGTACTGATTGTTGTAATTGCCAATGAACGAATTACCGTATCGATACGTATGGAGCGACCGAACAATTCTGGTTCGCCGCGTTGGCGGAAGAACGCAACTGTAGCAAGAATAACAACCATAAAAGTAGTTAGTTTGATGCCTGATGCCGTTGATGCACTCCCTGCACCAATAAACATGAGAATCATGGTTAGCAAAATCGTAGGATCTTCTAAGTCACCATAATTCACGGTATTGAATCCTGCCGTACGAGGAGTAACGCCTTGGAAATAGGATGTCATAATTTTTTCGTAAAAAGTCATGTTACCTAAAGAGGCAGGGTTGCCGTATTCTAACAGGAAAAACGTGACGGACGCTAACACGTTAATGCTGATTGTACCGATAATCATCATTTTTGTGTGAAGAGACCATTCTCTGAAAGATTTTTTCTGATGAATGTCAACAATGACAGTAAAACCAAGTCCACCTATTATAAATAAGGCTGATAACACTAAATTCACGATGGGATCTCCCGAGAACCCGATCAGGTTATCAGGAAACAATGCGAACCCAGCATTATTAAAAGCGGAAATAACATGGAATACACTTAAGTAAAGTGCTTCTGAAAAACCGAATTTGGGAGTCCAATGGAGGGTCATGATGACCATCGCAATGGACTGAACCGTTAAAACGAATGTCAAAATCAGCTTTACTAGTTTGACGATACCCCCGACAGATTGTTGATTGAAGGACTCTTGCAAATAGATGCGGTTTTGAAGGCCGATTTTCTTTCCAAGTACAATGAGTAATGCTACGGCAAATGTCATCAAGCCGATTCCCCCGCATTGGATGAGGAACATAAGTACTCCTTCACCAAACCAAGTCAAAGTGGAGGCAGGGTCAAAAACGCTGAGTCCCGTTACGGTTGTCGCTGACGTCGCAACAAACAAAGCATCCGTCCACGAAATAGGTGTGTTCGTGGCAAAAGGAAGCTTTAAACAAAGCGTACCTAGCAGAATTAAAAACAAGAAACTTCCCGCAATTAACAGGGGAGGAGGCAATAAAAATTTTTTCTTATTCCTTGGACGCATAATCGCACTTCCTAATTGGTGAGTATGAAAATATTAACTAACTTTATGCTTCTTTAAATAGACTGTCAACTAAAAATTTGATTGATCAGATGAAAATACGTAAACTGAAGGGAGAGGAGGAGATACACTCATGAAAACAGAACAACAATACTTTGATGAAGCCATTTCTTTGAATGAATATATGGAGAAAATGGAGACCCATAAAGACAACAGCTTTCATATTTATGAACAATTCCATGTCCCTCAAGACGATGAATTCATTTCCTTATTAAAAGATAAATCGCCACGCATTTTAGGTATTACTGAAGATTGGTGCGGGGATGCTATGATGAATAATCCGATTTTGCGTCGTGTTGCTGAAGCGGCAGATATAGAGGTCCGAGTAGTTTACCGAGATCAAACTTTGGACTTAATGGACCGTTATTTAACAAACGGTGGCCGATCAATCCCAATTTACTTATTGTTGAATCAAGATGGAAAAGTCATTGCGAAATGGGGTCCTCGTGCACCGAAACTTCAAGAATATGTGATGGAACTTCGTAAAGAAATGCCCGCATCAGATGACCCAACGTTCAAAGACAAGCAAAAGGATTTTATTGAGAAAATCACAGCTCAGTACAAATCTACACCTGAATACTGGTTGTGGGTTTACGAGGACATCCGTAAGGAATTTACAGCAGCACTGCAAAAACAGTCATAATTGTTCTACTGGGTGCATTCGTATATAATAAAGAAATCAAGCCGAGGCATATGTCCGGCTTCTTTTCGTGGACTATTCCTGCTGAACTGTTGACAGGGAACTTTTCAGATCGCTCAGGAGTCCTAGCAAATAGAATAAAATGTAAAGCAGGAAGAAGGAAATGTGTATGAAACGTGCACGCATTATTTACAATCCAACATCTGGCCGTGAGTTATTCAAAAAACACTTGCCTGAGGTTTTAGAAAAATTAGAGAAGGCTGGTTACGAAACGTCATGTCACGCAACGACGTGTGAAGGTGACGCTGTTGGAGCCGCTAATTATGCAGTCGAGCGAGGATTTGACCTGGTGATTGCAGCTGGTGGGGACGGCACGTTAAATGAAGTAGTGGCCGGAATCAGTCAATTTGAAAAGCGCCCGAAAGTCGGCCTAATCCCAATGGGAACGACTAATGACTTTGCGCGCGCACTTCGAATTCCTCGAGATATTGATAAGGCAGTGAACATTATTTTGGCGAACGATACAATTCCCGTTGATGTTGGCGTTGTCAATGATCGCTATTTTATTAATATCGCGGGCGGCGGGAAAATAACTGAGTTAACGTATGACGTACCGAGTAAGTTGAAAACTGTACTTGGTCAACTCGCATATTATTTAAAAGGAATTGAAATGCTGCCGTCTATTCGCGCTTCCCAAGTAAGGATAGAATACGATGGGGAAGTGTTTGATGACGAAGCGATGATGTTTCTTGTGGGCCTGACAAATTCAGTAGGTGGATTTGAAAAACTTGCTCCCGACTCGAGCGTCAATGATGGCCTGTTTACATTACTCATTTTGAGAAAGTGTAACATTGCCGAGTTTATTCGATTGGCAACCCTTGCAATACGTGGTGAGCATTTGGAAGATCCTCATGTTGTTTATAAAAAAGCCAAACATATCACTGTATCAGCAGACGATCATGTCCAACTAAATTTAGACGGTGAATACGGTGGGAATGCACCAGCGGTATTTGAAAATTTATATCGTCATATTGAAGTGTTTGTTCCGATCAACGACATTCGTGAACAAGACCGTCCATAATTAATTTGTAGAGCATTTCCTGGAAGACCAGGAAATGCTCTTTGTTCTTTTTATAGTAACTTGTAAAGACCGGTTTTCCACCAATCATCAATGAATGGATTTTCTCGCCTTTTACTCAATCGGTCGATTCCTCATGTCTCTTTCTTCTCAGACTTAGCAACTCAACTGCAACATCCTGTGCACCTGCAAGTTTTGGCAACGTACCGAGTGGCTCCCAACGGAACTGGAATGTAAGGCCGTTATCTAGTCCATCGCAAACCACAACGTGCTCCCAATTTTGTTGGTCACCTGTATAACCCAGATGGAAAAAATTACGTTCATGAACTGTGCCTTTTCCATTCGGATAATAGTTATACTTGTGGATTTTTCCAATGAAGGACAGATTGTCACGCGTGATACCCGTTTCTTCATTAATTTCCCGGTACAATGCATCAATTAGTTGCTCGTCTTCTTCGATTGTGCCGGCTGGAACTTGCAAGCCTGCTTCCGGATGTTCTTTGTGCTCGAAAACAAGTAATTCCAAATTGGGTGCCTGGCCTTTTGTTATATACGCCAACACTTTACGCTTCGTTTTCATCGCATTCACCTCGAAAATTAAGTATGATTTACTTAGAATACAAAATGCTCAGAACTTTCGCAATATCAATATGTGATAGTTTTCACATTTCCTTCACAGGGACGTGACAAAATCGATACATCCCGAGATTTTGAATGACTCTAATTGGGGTATGATAGAAAGTAAGGTAGGTGACGACATGTATAAAAAACAAGAGAAAAAGTTGATGTGGCTTGCGTTTATTGTGGCAACCATTATGATGTTGTCGATAATAGGTAGGATTTTCTGAAGTTATAGGAGGGGTTTCAAGTGGGGAATGAAGAAGCAGTATTTTTTAGTAGGGTATTAACTGAACTTACGCTATCGTTTCATATTATCTATGCCACCATTGGGGTAGGTATTCCGCTCATGATTATGATCGCCCAGTGGGTGGGAATCAAGAAAAATGATGAACATTACATTCTTCTCGCAAGACGGTGGGCACGTGGTTTCGTCATCACAGTTGCAGTGGGCGTAGTTACAGGGACGGCCATTGGTCTCCAACTTTCATTACTCTGGCCGAACTTTATGGAACTGGCAGGGAATGTGATAGCTTTGCCATTATTCATGGAAACGTTCGCGTTTTTCTTTGAAGCCATATTTTTAGGGATTTATTTATATACATGGGATCGATTTGAAAATCAAAAGAAACATTTATTATTACTGATTCCGGTTGCAGTCGGGGCATCATTTTCAGCGGTATTTATTACGATTGTGAATGCATTCATGAATGCGCCTCAAGGATTTGATTTGGTAGATGGGGAATTGATTAACATCAATCCTCTGCTGGCCATGTTCAACCCTGCAATGCCTACTAAAGTGGCGCATGTTGTTGTGACAGCCTACATGACGGCGGCATTTGTGCTTGCTTCGATTGCTGCTTACCGATTATTGAGAGGCTCCAATCATGTGTACCATAAAAAAGCCTTGTTTTTAACAATGAAGCTCGGCCTTATCTTCTCTATTGCAACGGCGATAATCGGGGACTTCTCCGGGAAATATTTGGCGGAGTACCAGCCTGAAAAACTCGCTGCTGCGGAATGGCATTTTGAGACGGAAGAAAATGCTTCGTTAGTCATGTACGGCGTTCTGGACGACGGGGAAGTTAAGTATGCCATCAAAATTCCATATGCGCTGAGTATTCTTGCCCATGGCGACCCATTCTCTGAAGTTAAGGGGCTTGACCAAGTGCCTGATGATGAGGAACCACCACTATACATTCATTACTTATTTGACATGATGGTGACAATCGGCATGTGGCTAGCTTTCATTTCTGCCGTCTATGTATTCGCGGTATGGAGAAAGTGGTCGATTGTACAGACGAAATGGTTCAGATGGCTGCTTGTTGCGAGCGGACCGTTAGCAGTGCTGGCAATTGAATTCGGTTGGTGGCTCGCAGAAGTAGGCCGTCAGCCTTGGATTTTGCGAAACATCATGCGAGTGGAGGATGCGGCTACGACCAGTGGCCAAGTGGATTTAATGCTGGTGCTATTTGCCGGTCTATATCTGATTCTTGGAGTAGGTAGTGTCGTCATTCTCCGACGCATGTTCAAGAAGAATCCAGTGGAGCAAGAAATTGAGGATAGACGCAAAGAAAAAGGCGGTGACTTCGTATGACGCTCGAAATAGTCGGACTTTCTGTCTTATGGATTTTCCTGTTTGGCTACTTGATAATCGGATCCATCGACTTTGGTGCAGGTTTCTTCAATGCATATAACACACTGACTAGGCGTGACCATATCCTGACGAACATTATTGAGCGCTACCTCTCACCTGTATGGGAAGTAACAAATGTATTTCTCGTTTTCTTCTTCGTCGGGATTATCGGTTTCTTCCCTAAAACTGCATTCTACTATGGGACGACTCTATTGGTTCCTGCAAGCATCGCGATCATCCTGCTTGCAATCCGCGGATCCTATTACGCATTTGCGATGTATGGTTCATATGGGCATAAAGGATATACCTTCATGTACGGGTTATCCGGTTTGTTTATCCCAGCATCACTTTCGATCGTTTTGACGATTTCCGAAGGTGGATTCATCTCAATGGTAAATGACCATCCCGTCCTGGATTACTGGAAGCTCTTTACGAGTCCGTTGACCTGGAGCATTGTTGTACTGAGCATCGCGGCACTGCTTTATATTTCAGCTGTCTTCCTGACTTGGTATGCCAATAAAGCAGGTGACCAATCGGCAACTGAATTGCTTCGTAAGTATTCGCTCATTTGGGCATTGCCAACGATTATCACAGCAGGCGGAATCATCTTCGAGCTTCGCGGACATAATCCGGAACACTATGCGCGCATTCTTGATTTATGGTGGGTGTTTGGTATCTCATTCCTGATGTTTGTCGGAACGGTATGGCTGATTTTGAAACGTAAAAATTATGGCTTGGCGTTCGGTTTGTTGACTGGGCAGTTTGCCTTGGCATTCTTCGGATACGGGATTTCACATTATCCGTACCTGTTATATCCTTATTTGACGATTTACGATAGTTTCACGAACGAAGCTATGGCCATCGCCTTGATTGTTGCTTTCATTGCGGGACTTGGATTATTGCTTCCATCCTTGTATTTATTGCTGAAGTTGTTCCTGTTCAATAAAGACTACGTTCGTGGGAATAAAGATAACCACGCCTAAAGGAGGCCAATCATATGACGGATTTTATGATTTTTTACGCACCATTCATCGTCCTTATCGGTGCCATCATCACAGCATTTTGGTTCGCCCCAAAAGACGGACCATTACGAAAAAAAGAATAGATAAATGAAAACGCTTGGATATGATTGAATATCCAAGCGTTTTTTTATTCTGGTTAAATAGTTGAAATCTGTTTATTTGATTTTCGTTAATGGACAAGTCTTTAAGTGACGAATTGTCTATGGAAAAATTAAAGTATTTGACAATTTACCCTTAAATAGAATATATTAATAGTAATTAGTTGAATCGTAACTCCTAAAGGGGAGTAGCTTTTACAGCAAAGTCGTCATTTCGGAGGCCAAAATCTCCCGGCTTTGTTGGCAACGACTTCGTTGTTAGCAAGACCTTTACCAACATTGGTAAAGGTCTTTTATTTTTTCAAAAACCTTTGCCGTTTCCGGTAAAGGTTTTTTTATTTTTATTTTTGGAAACGGACCAATCGAAATGGAGCCTCAACTAAATACAAATTACAGGAGGATTTTATATGATACTGAGGAAATACATGGCGTTAGTTGGAATAGGGTCGGCAAAAATTGATTTGATTCTTGAGAAAGATATTTACAGGCCGGGTGAGCTAGTTAAGGGAAATTTCTTGGTAAAAGGAGGTACGATTGAACAACAATTGAAACGAATCGATTGTGATTTGGTGAAGACCTGTGAAGGGGACAAAACCGAAGAAGAAATAATCGATTCCGTAACCATTTTTACCTCAAAGCTGATTGAATCAGATGCCACTAATCAGGTTCCTTTCACATTTAGGCTCCCAAAAACCATGCAGCCAGCTATCAGTGCATCTTATCGATTCCAGTCCCTACTCGCTTTCAAACAGGGAGTGGAAAGCTTAGACCACGATGTCATACAAGTAATTGCAGTAAATGACTCTGTATAACCCTCGCATTTTGCGAAGATAAGTTAATTGAATTCTAAAGGAGGAATCAGTAATGGATATTTCAATCTTGATGGAATATGGATGGGTATTGTTACTACTGATTGGGCTCGAAGGATTGCTTGCTGCAGATAACGCGCTAGTTCTAGCAATCATGGTCAAACATTTGCCGGAAGCCGAGAGAAGAAATGCTTTGTTTTACGGACTCGTTGGAGCGTTCGTTTTCCGCTTCGGTTCATTATTCATCATTTCGTTCCTAGTGGACGTATGGCAAGTGCAGGCAATCGGAGCACTGTACCTGTTATTCATCGCCATTAACCATATTGCACGAAAACTTTACTTTAATAACAAAGGCGTACAAAAGGAAGCAAAGGAAAAGAAAAAAGCAGGTTTCTGGGGTACGGTATTCAAAGTGGAATTGGCGGACATCGCATTTGCGGTGGATTCAATTTTGGCGGCAGTAGCTCTAGCTATGACACTTCCGAACACCAATCTTCCTCCAATCGGCGGCATGGACGGCGGTAAGTTCCTTGTCATTTTCACTGGAGGTCTCATTGGCTTGATCATCATGCGTTTTGCAGCCAACTTCTTCGTCAAGTTGCTTCATTCAAAACCGGGTCTAGAAATCGCAGCGTTTGCGATTGTGGGCTGGGTAGGTGTGAAACTTGCCGTCTTGACGTTGGGACATCCAGACGTTGGCGTTATTTCATATGAATTTGCCCATTCCACAGAGTGGAAGCTGATTTTCTACACTGTGTTGATTGGAATTGCAGCGGCAGGCTGGTTCCTGGCGAAAGAAAAGGATGTAGAAGAACCACAAGAGAAAGATCTTCCACTATAAACAAATTCAAAACGCTTGAATCAATGAGATCCAAGCGTTTTTTTATAAGTTCAACGCTTCAAATATTTTTCCTTGATAATCTTCACATGGTGAAGTTCATGACCTGCAATGATATTGGCCAGTGCTCGGACAGTTATTTCTCCGTTGTTTGCGATACCTTTTCTCGGCCATGTGTTTTCATTCAATCCTTTGATCAAACTGACAGTTGAATATCGGACTGCCACCAATTCTTCAAGCAAATCTGATAGGGAGCGGGAATGAATAGAAGCCTCTCGGACATATTGTTCGTCATCGTAACCAGACAATGGCGTTTGATCGCCTCTAGCTATTCGTAGTAGTCGGTAACTCATAATCCGTTCAGTGTCCGCGATATGGCCAATGACTTCTTTCAATGTCCATTTGTTCTCGGCATAGCGATAATTCGCCTGCGTTTCATCGACGCTCGAAAATAGTGTAATCATGTCCTGAATCTGTGTGTTCAGAATATCTGTCAGTTCACCATCTGGTACCAGCCCGATATAGTTTTCGTAATAAGCAGGGTATTCATCATGTAGAGGTTTTTTAAGCATCGTTTTTCTCCTTTGTTCATACTTTTAGTTTTTGAACGTTTGACAATTAACATTCTATTA from Paenisporosarcina sp. FSL H8-0542 encodes:
- a CDS encoding NUDIX domain-containing protein gives rise to the protein MKTKRKVLAYITKGQAPNLELLVFEHKEHPEAGLQVPAGTIEEDEQLIDALYREINEETGITRDNLSFIGKIHKYNYYPNGKGTVHERNFFHLGYTGDQQNWEHVVVCDGLDNGLTFQFRWEPLGTLPKLAGAQDVAVELLSLRRKRHEESTD
- a CDS encoding DinB family protein, encoding MLKKPLHDEYPAYYENYIGLVPDGELTDILNTQIQDMITLFSSVDETQANYRYAENKWTLKEVIGHIADTERIMSYRLLRIARGDQTPLSGYDDEQYVREASIHSRSLSDLLEELVAVRYSTVSLIKGLNENTWPRKGIANNGEITVRALANIIAGHELHHVKIIKEKYLKR
- a CDS encoding cytochrome ubiquinol oxidase subunit I, which codes for MGNEEAVFFSRVLTELTLSFHIIYATIGVGIPLMIMIAQWVGIKKNDEHYILLARRWARGFVITVAVGVVTGTAIGLQLSLLWPNFMELAGNVIALPLFMETFAFFFEAIFLGIYLYTWDRFENQKKHLLLLIPVAVGASFSAVFITIVNAFMNAPQGFDLVDGELININPLLAMFNPAMPTKVAHVVVTAYMTAAFVLASIAAYRLLRGSNHVYHKKALFLTMKLGLIFSIATAIIGDFSGKYLAEYQPEKLAAAEWHFETEENASLVMYGVLDDGEVKYAIKIPYALSILAHGDPFSEVKGLDQVPDDEEPPLYIHYLFDMMVTIGMWLAFISAVYVFAVWRKWSIVQTKWFRWLLVASGPLAVLAIEFGWWLAEVGRQPWILRNIMRVEDAATTSGQVDLMLVLFAGLYLILGVGSVVILRRMFKKNPVEQEIEDRRKEKGGDFV
- a CDS encoding cytochrome d ubiquinol oxidase subunit II is translated as MTLEIVGLSVLWIFLFGYLIIGSIDFGAGFFNAYNTLTRRDHILTNIIERYLSPVWEVTNVFLVFFFVGIIGFFPKTAFYYGTTLLVPASIAIILLAIRGSYYAFAMYGSYGHKGYTFMYGLSGLFIPASLSIVLTISEGGFISMVNDHPVLDYWKLFTSPLTWSIVVLSIAALLYISAVFLTWYANKAGDQSATELLRKYSLIWALPTIITAGGIIFELRGHNPEHYARILDLWWVFGISFLMFVGTVWLILKRKNYGLAFGLLTGQFALAFFGYGISHYPYLLYPYLTIYDSFTNEAMAIALIVAFIAGLGLLLPSLYLLLKLFLFNKDYVRGNKDNHA
- the gatB gene encoding Asp-tRNA(Asn)/Glu-tRNA(Gln) amidotransferase subunit GatB, coding for MNFETVIGLEIHVELKTDSKMFSPSPAHFGAEPNTNTHVIDLGYPGVLPVVNKRAIDFGMKAAMALNCEISTHTKFDRKNYFYPDNPKAYQISQFDQPIGEHGWVEIEVDGYKKRIGITRLHLEEDAGKLSHTDKGYSLVDYNRQGTPLIEIVSEPDIRTPAEAYAYLEKVKSIIQYTGVSDCKMEEGSLRCDANISLRPYGQEQFGTKAELKNLNSFNYVRRGLEHEEIRQAEVLLSGGEILQETRRFDESTGKTLLMRVKEGADDYRYFPEPDLVDLVIDQEWMDRVRADIPELPDARKQRYVEELGLPSYDAMVLTLTKEMSDFFEATIALGADTKLASNWMMGEVSAYLNVDQKELHDTKLTPEGLAGMIKLISDGTISSKIAKKVFKELADNGGTAEQVVKEKGLVQISDEGALRDIVTQTLDANAQSIEDFKNGKDRAIGFLVGQIMKATKGQANPPLVNKILQEEISKR
- a CDS encoding TerC family protein, which codes for MDISILMEYGWVLLLLIGLEGLLAADNALVLAIMVKHLPEAERRNALFYGLVGAFVFRFGSLFIISFLVDVWQVQAIGALYLLFIAINHIARKLYFNNKGVQKEAKEKKKAGFWGTVFKVELADIAFAVDSILAAVALAMTLPNTNLPPIGGMDGGKFLVIFTGGLIGLIIMRFAANFFVKLLHSKPGLEIAAFAIVGWVGVKLAVLTLGHPDVGVISYEFAHSTEWKLIFYTVLIGIAAAGWFLAKEKDVEEPQEKDLPL
- a CDS encoding diacylglycerol kinase, whose product is MKRARIIYNPTSGRELFKKHLPEVLEKLEKAGYETSCHATTCEGDAVGAANYAVERGFDLVIAAGGDGTLNEVVAGISQFEKRPKVGLIPMGTTNDFARALRIPRDIDKAVNIILANDTIPVDVGVVNDRYFINIAGGGKITELTYDVPSKLKTVLGQLAYYLKGIEMLPSIRASQVRIEYDGEVFDDEAMMFLVGLTNSVGGFEKLAPDSSVNDGLFTLLILRKCNIAEFIRLATLAIRGEHLEDPHVVYKKAKHITVSADDHVQLNLDGEYGGNAPAVFENLYRHIEVFVPINDIREQDRP
- a CDS encoding thioredoxin family protein, which produces MKTEQQYFDEAISLNEYMEKMETHKDNSFHIYEQFHVPQDDEFISLLKDKSPRILGITEDWCGDAMMNNPILRRVAEAADIEVRVVYRDQTLDLMDRYLTNGGRSIPIYLLLNQDGKVIAKWGPRAPKLQEYVMELRKEMPASDDPTFKDKQKDFIEKITAQYKSTPEYWLWVYEDIRKEFTAALQKQS
- a CDS encoding sporulation protein, with the protein product MILRKYMALVGIGSAKIDLILEKDIYRPGELVKGNFLVKGGTIEQQLKRIDCDLVKTCEGDKTEEEIIDSVTIFTSKLIESDATNQVPFTFRLPKTMQPAISASYRFQSLLAFKQGVESLDHDVIQVIAVNDSV
- a CDS encoding TrkH family potassium uptake protein — translated: MRPRNKKKFLLPPPLLIAGSFLFLILLGTLCLKLPFATNTPISWTDALFVATSATTVTGLSVFDPASTLTWFGEGVLMFLIQCGGIGLMTFAVALLIVLGKKIGLQNRIYLQESFNQQSVGGIVKLVKLILTFVLTVQSIAMVIMTLHWTPKFGFSEALYLSVFHVISAFNNAGFALFPDNLIGFSGDPIVNLVLSALFIIGGLGFTVIVDIHQKKSFREWSLHTKMMIIGTISINVLASVTFFLLEYGNPASLGNMTFYEKIMTSYFQGVTPRTAGFNTVNYGDLEDPTILLTMILMFIGAGSASTASGIKLTTFMVVILATVAFFRQRGEPELFGRSIRIDTVIRSLAITTISTLFVMAFIFLLTVSEKIPFLPLAFEVVSAFGTVGLSMGITGQLSDLGEVLLCVVMFVGRIGSLTLFFLLMKPKKVNYRYPYDQVFTG